taatatgaaaagacgttgggcggtgatctgcctcctactggctgactgaaggtaagtgaaagacagtgggAGGTTAGTGATCTGCTCGGGGGTGATGcaatgtatccataacggcagaatgccaaattacgagtccgaaattatcacttatttgggtcttttgccgagaaaacgcaccttatggagaagcactactaatttcgtcatacgcagtttctgggtatgatgacaattgggcttttgttgttgtttgttgagtcaatgatgacaaagcctatgtccgattattattaaagTACTGATGAGGTGAAAAACAAGTTGAACTTTTTCCCGACAGTGTCAACTTTTATCAGTTTGCTAATGTACAACACTTAAATACACTATTCTTTTCCTTCCACTTCAAAAGGGAATCGAAGGTcagattttatttaaaagcgCAATTATAGAAAACCTCTTTTATCAAGCActatatatttgtattatattatgttatatttggactttaatgttttatttgttggcTCGAAAATGTAGTTCATTTTTAGGGCATAATACCTGTACTGCATCCTTATGAACAGGTTCGACTGTGTTTTCCAAAGTGTTTCTTCTCCCTTGCTGGTCCAGTGTGGAGTAGGCATCTGATGGGAGTAGTGTGCTTGTCATTAAATGCCATAATGGTGAAACTACTGGTAAATTTAATTGCTTTGAGATTGTGAAAAGTTTGTGTAAATCCAACACTTGCCTGGGCCCATGTCATTCATTGGAATCATTTCTCTTTCACCTTTAGCACCTGAACAAAGGCAAAAAAGCAATATACCTTTATGAACACACAAGGTTTCAGTTGTTAACCAGCCATAATATTGCAGGGAACGAGATAAAAACATGGGTGGTGTgagttttatttaattatgtGTGGGTTTATGCAAGGAAACGGCAATGGATCGGAAGTGTATTTCAAATAGTTTTGGTTCAttaatcaagaaaaaaagaggagtgAGGGAGTGCAGTACCATTTGCTGTCTGACCTTTGTCTATAAGCGGCAGAGTGCTATCCTCATATCCTCCATTGGTCCTAATGTTGTTGCTGGGAGGGTTGAGGTTGACCATAAAATCTGTCTTTTTCCAACCATCCTTTTCCAAAGTGCGCCGCAGCTCCTTGTAGCCCCATACAGTCTGCAATACGAGCCCAGCTCCACGCACTTCCCTCTCTGAACGATTACTGGTGATGCCAGAGACAGAAAAAGCTATGAGACATCATTTCCTACTTGTTTCTACTGTCCTGTAACAACACCTACCCATCTTTGTTAATGAGGACCAGCCTCTCAATTCCTTGTGAGGCTCTAAGAGTCTTTGCGGCTTCCAGGCTCGAGCCTAGCACCTCTTGAAGCGTACTCAACACAGACACGACTGTTGCTTCTGACAGTGCTCGCACAGGCTGACTCTGACCACCACCGGGAAGGTTGGCCACTAGGTGAGGCACTGCGTGTTTACCTGACAGCACATGAGCAAAACAATACGTCacttgtgtgtctatttaaagTTTAATTGAGGAGTCGAGCTCTTTCACGCAGGGAGATGCAAGCCCCACCCAATAGGTCTCGGTTACGAGCATCAATAGCCAGGTTGCGGAGAGCTCCCGACATCGCTCGAACCACTCTATCATTGCCGTGGGCCAGTAGTTCAGTCATCATGGGCAGACCTTTCTCTTGACGTAGTATAGCACGGATATAACGGCCATACTGCACAAATacagatatatttttaatgcacAATATGTAGGAAGATGTTACAGTAAGGCcatgggcttttttttctttagcatGATTTATGATACTGGAATGATGAGGGTGTGGGATGCACATTTGATTATTTGTATCTCTACTAGTAAATAAATTAGCACTAACACAATTAACTACAGTACTGAAAGGTTACTGGAGTTTATCCTCAAATTGGGTTTTGAacaaaatttgttaaaaaaacaaataaattaccATTTTCGATATGCCAATTGTAATGGAATGGACACAGAATTCTTGTACTACATAAACATCCTTGGCTCCTTGCTTATATCATTGCAAGTGAAAATAAATCCCTAATTTAGacttttttgttcatatttttgtgtgtagtGATATGAAATGAGGTGCTTGTTGAAAGTAAGTACCGTCCATCGTCCAGCACACAAATTCTGAACAGCTCCAGCTGAGGCCTCCAAAACGGTGGGGTTCTTTGACTCTTTGAGCAGGGAGGTATAGATGCGGACCACCTCCGGTTGGAACAACAGCTCGTAGCCTACAATGCAGAGGGGGGAGGGCAGAGTACGTAAAGAGATGGGAAACATAGTACCACGAATTAGAGGGTGTAATGCAGGACAAAAGAATGAGTGCATAGAGGTAAACAAAACGGTATAACCATGACGATTAAAACTGCGGTTACCTTTAGCAGGTGTGTTCCTCTTAGGAATGTCTATTGTGTCTGTAGCTACATCctcatcatctttttttcctggaaaataCATTAAAGTTATAGACCATTAGACCAACATACGACTcgtgcattcattcattgttaGTAAATTCGTTGTTGCTTTTTTAAGAGACGATTTGAATATTAGTAAAAGGAAATCACTATCTGTTAACTACTCCTACTGCTACCGCTACAGTGACTACTATGACTGGTAAAGAAGCAGAGTTACACCACGTTAAGGAGCTTACCTTTGGAAAACCACTCATCTGAAGCCCAGCGCCGAAAGGGAGAGAAAAAGTGGAGGATCAGAGAAGGAATAAAAGGAGGACTGATGAACAGAAGCATTTAAGCAAAGGGAAACGATCCATAATTTAGGATCCCAATTTGACAACTGCCCAACAGCCATGAATCCACACACCAGAATTGGCAGCTTAAGATGCCAGACATAAAGATGGAGGCAATGGAAGGACAATAAAATGTTATAATAGATTATCAACAGCCTACGTATCGCATGGATCACATATGCAATGTTTTTGAaagtttatattaaaaaaaaataaagaacataGTTGAACCTGGTAAAAAAAGGCATAGAATAGCTATCTATGAACTGGACTCAACTTAAATGGAATAGTTCTCAGACTTTTTACACCAAGTAGCACCAAATAGAAAATTCCTTCCTGCATGTGACTAATAAGATACAATGAGTGGTGTAGAAAGCATGAGGGATTCTTTAAAATGGTGTTATTACccaaatatatattaattattGATGTGAACTGCTTTTATGACTTTGCATTCCACATTTGGATCACTACATCAACTTGCACCTAACGTGTCAAAATGTAGATTAAAAATTTCAATATGTGAATAAACACTAATTGATTAAAAgcaaatataatgtatttatgtattgcATTACTGagcttaaatcaataattcatttGTCTAAGAAAACAGGGAGCTCCCGTATAACCTCTGGTACTCTGACCACACTGAGAATTACCGATTTAGGATTGTGTATGTTTTTATCCCTTTCAAACAGGAACAGCATGCCAAATTGCATGTGGTCTCATCGGCTTTGAGTAACCGCAACCCCTTTAAAAAATCAATGCTGTCAATGAAACACAAACAGCAACTGTAATGGATGACCTCTCGCTTACATTCTTAACATTCCTGTGTAAACTTGTAGTTTTGTTTGGACGGACGTGTGTCCCCATAGGCTGAGACTCACTTGTCTGGAGGAACATCATGAAAGTTGGCCCTAAACTGATTGGATGTATTAAATCTCTCAGGAAAACATACCTTTACTCTTGCGCGAGCTGAAACAGCCACCCTTTTGGCTGGACGGGGCCGGGCCCTGGTTGACAGGTGCAGCTTCTTGGTACCGCTCAGACCCGGGGATTTCACGATGGACATGATAGGATAGATTTCTCAGCAGACACACACTGTTCTCTATAAGCTGTATGAAGATGCGAATAtttagcaaatatttttttgtagaatAGACACGTAACATAAGtggtattttgaaaaaaactacCTTATTGtcaacatctttacagtcaatCTGGGACTGAACGATGTACATGAGAGAATCCACCAATCCTGTGCACTCTCTTAGCTTTCGCCTTGCCTCACTTCTCTCTGAACTCACATTTCTGTGTGGTAGATAGTTTACAAGAAGAGGAATGGGGGGGGAAATGAATAATCAATGGGTATGTTTTGCCAGGCCATGACCACAAGTAGgtacatataaatattttttctttgttttaactTTGTTTAGATATTTAGCTTTTGTCTTCACAAAAACTagagcaaatattttaaaaaatgaacaaaagagaCACCCGACTTAAACCCGAGCCTaccaaattttacaaaaaaaaaatgttcacataTACAGATGTCCACGTTGTATATTGAGATATTCTCACCAAAAGATGTTAAGTTACATATATACAAACTACACTGGCACAAAGAAAAAGGTATTCAAGGaggtgtattaaaaaaaaaaaatactgtttattTGTTCTGCAATGCTACCttaatattctttattttaccCTCATACCTCAGGCAACCCGCTGTGTTGGTGAGAGATGTCTCCCACTCCAGGTGTCTAGGCTTGCAGTTTTCCTCCCCTCCACCATCATTGCTCCCACGCCCCCAGCCAGAACGAGGCACCATCACTTCATCGGAAAGGGCATGTAAAGCGTGGTCCACAATCTCCATTTTTACAGAGTCATGAGATGACAGGTTCCAGAGTGTCCCTGAAACATTTTGTATTTCGATAAAGATTTTTAATGGAAATCCAAACTCCCGAGAAACTTACATTTTACATTCAGATGTGCTGACTGTGTGCAGCTAACCTGTGATTAAGTCAGTAAGGTCCTGGTCATGGGTTTTCCTCAGAAGCCTAATTAAGGCAGGCACTCCATCACAGTTCTTGATGGCTATTTTGTTGTCTTGATCTTTGCCATATGAAATGTTCTTTAACGCTCCACAAGCGGCATAGTGAACCTGTGACATACACAGTTTATCAGACGTTGAAAATTcaattataaaattaaaaaattgctACTTTAATTTGAGGCACCCCCTCACAACTTGCAGCTTTTACTTTACAACCCAAAATGTGGAGAAGGCAGTCAGTCTGATCCATTTCTACTGCAATGTTTTTAGACACTATTAAGGTATCATGTCATGTGGCGGAGTAGGACTTAagcgcagggaagcaggcagatATGGGGTATGAGGGTGAGGGGCAATTGCGAGAACAAATCATAAAAGGAAAAATCCAGTATTACGAAAACCCAAACTAAATCCCTAAAATTCAACACCTAACAGACACACAGCAGCCCTTTAACATTAATCCATCTAATTATATTATAGTGTATACTATATAATATATTCAGTTCCTCTAAATAGCAGAGTTCAAGCAGTGTTGTGATTACTCAAACTCACATTCGTATTAGTCTGCCACATCttaaactaaattaaatttgaaaGATCAGTGTTTTGACAAACTATATTTGGATAAAATGATGACCTACCACAACTTACTACAACACCCAAAGGCTTATGTAACCACACGAGGTAAACATTCCTGCACCCCTTACATTCAGTATTTTCATTAGAATTTAGGGGCAAAATAGATGTCAATAAACTGCTTAATCACTAAAACAATTCCACATGACTGACTCCATCCCTcaactacaaaaaaacaaaaaatcataaTTACTGCAAGACAATAGAAGAAAATAAATTTACCTCTTTGTTTGGGTTGTCCAGCATCGATACCAACGCCGGAATGCCTTTCATACGTCGAACCTCTGACTTCACCTGAAAATAAAAGGCTTTACCTAAGTGATGCACATGGTAAATGTACTGTATGCCGTGTGCGGTAGCACACTTATATCGTGCACTCACGGTTGAGTAGAAAagaagtgacaaaaaaaaaaccctaatcCAGCAACTATTCACGATTGAAGACATGGCATTCTAACTTGATTTTTGAACTGTATTTAACATAGTCTCTTTTACCACGATCAATTAAGTATGAATGATAGTACATGCTGATCTTACTTTATCATTCTTATAAGTGAGATGCTGCAGGTATGCAGCAGCATTGCTTCTGACTGGATCCAGACGGTAGTTGAGCATGGCAACAACCTCTGGTAACTCGGGTTGACGCCAACCACCTGGGCCCGGGGCTTTCCTCAGAGTGCTGTCCAATGAAGCCATGCTTCCTCTTTCTCCCTGTGCCATCGGGGCACCTCCTCCCCAATAGTACACGTCCCCTGGACCACTCATATCACCATCCAGAGTGCCATCGTAACtcctggggaggaaaaaaaacagcagcggCAGCGAGATaagcatacacacacaaatgacaCATTAAGAATAAATTATTATAGAAAGTAAAGATTTGCATGGCATGTACAACTCACCCAGTTCTACGTGGCGGGCCTTGAGGAAAACCATGCTGGTTGCGGGGCACAGTACTGTAGTGCATTGGATGTCCCATGCCATAGTCAGGCTCATCATAGCCCATGCTTCGCCGATCATCCTCCAGTCCATATGGATCT
The Stigmatopora argus isolate UIUO_Sarg chromosome 7, RoL_Sarg_1.0, whole genome shotgun sequence DNA segment above includes these coding regions:
- the ctnnd1 gene encoding catenin delta-1 isoform X3: MEPGQVIHETYTMEEPQESNPMISVETNDDGTTKRTETTVKKVVKTTTTRTVIPSISDTLSLDGGGSVTGMGAYIPPVDRGYRQAPGVGVPMEYPTHTVPRNYQYGPPAGYDDYRVAPPSETYASLTRGARMDDRYRPVHADGYRTLDPSYRAPSRGHLDPYAAQPQVGRMGSSVELSSIPRFAPDPYGLEDDRRSMGYDEPDYGMGHPMHYSTVPRNQHGFPQGPPRRTGSYDGTLDGDMSGPGDVYYWGGGAPMAQGERGSMASLDSTLRKAPGPGGWRQPELPEVVAMLNYRLDPVRSNAAAYLQHLTYKNDKVKSEVRRMKGIPALVSMLDNPNKEVHYAACGALKNISYGKDQDNKIAIKNCDGVPALIRLLRKTHDQDLTDLITGTLWNLSSHDSVKMEIVDHALHALSDEVMVPRSGWGRGSNDGGGEENCKPRHLEWETSLTNTAGCLRNVSSERSEARRKLRECTGLVDSLMYIVQSQIDCKDVDNKLIENSVCLLRNLSYHVHREIPGSERYQEAAPVNQGPAPSSQKGGCFSSRKSKDEWFSKGKKDDEDVATDTIDIPKRNTPAKGYELLFQPEVVRIYTSLLKESKNPTVLEASAGAVQNLCAGRWTYGRYIRAILRQEKGLPMMTELLAHGNDRVVRAMSGALRNLAIDARNRDLLGKHAVPHLVANLPGGGQSQPVRALSEATVVSVLSTLQEVLGSSLEAAKTLRASQGIERLVLINKDGNRSEREVRGAGLVLQTVWGYKELRRTLEKDGWKKTDFMVNLNPPSNNIRTNGGYEDSTLPLIDKGQTANGAKGEREMIPMNDMGPDAYSTLDQQGRRNTLENTVEPVHKDAVQGVSFGERQASMPLMDSYDG
- the ctnnd1 gene encoding catenin delta-1 isoform X6, whose translation is MEQCASTASLLASVREQERQFEMLSRALEEERRSCAGTLPRPLPNMQNGRLPCDADIERLTLNEGYINGTHFRMEPGQVIHETYTMEEPQESNPMISVETNDDGTTKRTETTVKKVVKTTTTRTVIPSISDTLSLDGGGSVTGMGAYIPPVDRGYRQAPGVGVPMEYPTHTVPRNYQYGPPAGYDDYRVAPPSETYASLTRGARMDDRYRPVHADGYRTLDPSYRAPSRGHLDPYAAQPQVGRMGSSVELSSIPRFAPDPYGLEDDRRSMGYDEPDYGMGHPMHYSTVPRNQHGFPQGPPRRTGSYDGTLDGDMSGPGDVYYWGGGAPMAQGERGSMASLDSTLRKAPGPGGWRQPELPEVVAMLNYRLDPVRSNAAAYLQHLTYKNDKVKSEVRRMKGIPALVSMLDNPNKEVHYAACGALKNISYGKDQDNKIAIKNCDGVPALIRLLRKTHDQDLTDLITGTLWNLSSHDSVKMEIVDHALHALSDEVMVPRSGWGRGSNDGGGEENCKPRHLEWETSLTNTAGCLRNVSSERSEARRKLRECTGLVDSLMYIVQSQIDCKDVDNKLIENSVCLLRNLSYHVHREIPGSERYQEAAPVNQGPAPSSQKGGCFSSRKSKDEWFSKGKKDDEDVATDTIDIPKRNTPAKGYELLFQPEVVRIYTSLLKESKNPTVLEASAGAVQNLCAGRWTYGRYIRAILRQEKGLPMMTELLAHGNDRVVRAMSGALRNLAIDARNRDLLGKHAVPHLVANLPGGGQSQPVRALSEATVVSVLSTLQEVLGSSLEAAKTLRASQGIERLVLINKDGNRSEREVRGAGLVLQTVWGYKELRRTLEKDGWKKTDFMVNLNPPSNNIRTNGGYEDSTLPLIDKGAKGEREMIPMNDMGPDAYSTLDQQGRRNTLENTVEPVHKDAVQGVSFGERQASMPLMDSYDEKLIVCITKRHPPAHCPC
- the ctnnd1 gene encoding catenin delta-1 isoform X2 — translated: MEPGQVIHETYTMEEPQESNPMISVETNDDGTTKRTETTVKKVVKTTTTRTVIPSISDTLSLDGGGSVTGMGAYIPPVDRGYRQAPGVGVPMEYPTHTVPRNYQYGPPAGYDDYRVAPPSETYASLTRGARMDDRYRPVHADGYRTLDPSYRAPSRGHLDPYAAQPQVGRMGSSVELSSIPRFAPDPYGLEDDRRSMGYDEPDYGMGHPMHYSTVPRNQHGFPQGPPRRTGSYDGTLDGDMSGPGDVYYWGGGAPMAQGERGSMASLDSTLRKAPGPGGWRQPELPEVVAMLNYRLDPVRSNAAAYLQHLTYKNDKVKSEVRRMKGIPALVSMLDNPNKEVHYAACGALKNISYGKDQDNKIAIKNCDGVPALIRLLRKTHDQDLTDLITGTLWNLSSHDSVKMEIVDHALHALSDEVMVPRSGWGRGSNDGGGEENCKPRHLEWETSLTNTAGCLRNVSSERSEARRKLRECTGLVDSLMYIVQSQIDCKDVDNKLIENSVCLLRNLSYHVHREIPGSERYQEAAPVNQGPAPSSQKGGCFSSRKSKGKKDDEDVATDTIDIPKRNTPAKGYELLFQPEVVRIYTSLLKESKNPTVLEASAGAVQNLCAGRWTYGRYIRAILRQEKGLPMMTELLAHGNDRVVRAMSGALRNLAIDARNRDLLGKHAVPHLVANLPGGGQSQPVRALSEATVVSVLSTLQEVLGSSLEAAKTLRASQGIERLVLINKDGNRSEREVRGAGLVLQTVWGYKELRRTLEKDGWKKTDFMVNLNPPSNNIRTNGGYEDSTLPLIDKGQTANGAKGEREMIPMNDMGPDAYSTLDQQGRRNTLENTVEPVHKDAVQGVSFGERQASMPLMDSYDEKLIVCITKRHPPAHCPC
- the ctnnd1 gene encoding catenin delta-1 isoform X5: MEPGQVIHETYTMEEPQESNPMISVETNDDGTTKRTETTVKKVVKTTTTRTVIPSISDTLSLDGGGSVTGMGAYIPPVDRGYRQAPGVGVPMEYPTHTVPRNYQYGPPAGYDDYRVAPPSETYASLTRGARMDDRYRPVHADGYRTLDPSYRAPSRGHLDPYAAQPQVGRMGSSVELSSIPRFAPDPYGLEDDRRSMGYDEPDYGMGHPMHYSTVPRNQHGFPQGPPRRTGSYDGTLDGDMSGPGDVYYWGGGAPMAQGERGSMASLDSTLRKAPGPGGWRQPELPEVVAMLNYRLDPVRSNAAAYLQHLTYKNDKVKSEVRRMKGIPALVSMLDNPNKEVHYAACGALKNISYGKDQDNKIAIKNCDGVPALIRLLRKTHDQDLTDLITGTLWNLSSHDSVKMEIVDHALHALSDEVMVPRSGWGRGSNDGGGEENCKPRHLEWETSLTNTAGCLRNVSSERSEARRKLRECTGLVDSLMYIVQSQIDCKDVDNKLIENSVCLLRNLSYHVHREIPGSERYQEAAPVNQGPAPSSQKGGCFSSRKSKDEWFSKGKKDDEDVATDTIDIPKRNTPAKGYELLFQPEVVRIYTSLLKESKNPTVLEASAGAVQNLCAGRWTYGRYIRAILRQEKGLPMMTELLAHGNDRVVRAMSGALRNLAIDARNRDLLGKHAVPHLVANLPGGGQSQPVRALSEATVVSVLSTLQEVLGSSLEAAKTLRASQGIERLVLINKDGNRSEREVRGAGLVLQTVWGYKELRRTLEKDGWKKTDFMVNLNPPSNNIRTNGGYEDSTLPLIDKGAKGEREMIPMNDMGPDAYSTLDQQGRRNTLENTVEPVHKDAVQKN
- the ctnnd1 gene encoding catenin delta-1 isoform X4, yielding MEPGQVIHETYTMEEPQESNPMISVETNDDGTTKRTETTVKKVVKTTTTRTVIPSISDTLSLDGGGSVTGMGAYIPPVDRGYRQAPGVGVPMEYPTHTVPRNYQYGPPAGYDDYRVAPPSETYASLTRGARMDDRYRPVHADGYRTLDPSYRAPSRGHLDPYAAQPQVGRMGSSVELSSIPRFAPDPYGLEDDRRSMGYDEPDYGMGHPMHYSTVPRNQHGFPQGPPRRTGSYDGTLDGDMSGPGDVYYWGGGAPMAQGERGSMASLDSTLRKAPGPGGWRQPELPEVVAMLNYRLDPVRSNAAAYLQHLTYKNDKVKSEVRRMKGIPALVSMLDNPNKEVHYAACGALKNISYGKDQDNKIAIKNCDGVPALIRLLRKTHDQDLTDLITGTLWNLSSHDSVKMEIVDHALHALSDEVMVPRSGWGRGSNDGGGEENCKPRHLEWETSLTNTAGCLRNVSSERSEARRKLRECTGLVDSLMYIVQSQIDCKDVDNKLIENSVCLLRNLSYHVHREIPGSERYQEAAPVNQGPAPSSQKGGCFSSRKSKDEWFSKGKKDDEDVATDTIDIPKRNTPAKGYELLFQPEVVRIYTSLLKESKNPTVLEASAGAVQNLCAGRWTYGRYIRAILRQEKGLPMMTELLAHGNDRVVRAMSGALRNLAIDARNRDLLGKHAVPHLVANLPGGGQSQPVRALSEATVVSVLSTLQEVLGSSLEAAKTLRASQGIERLVLINKDGNRSEREVRGAGLVLQTVWGYKELRRTLEKDGWKKTDFMVNLNPPSNNIRTNGGYEDSTLPLIDKGQTANGAKGEREMIPMNDMGPDAYSTLDQQGRRNTLENTVEPVHKDAVQKN
- the ctnnd1 gene encoding catenin delta-1 isoform X1; amino-acid sequence: MEPGQVIHETYTMEEPQESNPMISVETNDDGTTKRTETTVKKVVKTTTTRTVIPSISDTLSLDGGGSVTGMGAYIPPVDRGYRQAPGVGVPMEYPTHTVPRNYQYGPPAGYDDYRVAPPSETYASLTRGARMDDRYRPVHADGYRTLDPSYRAPSRGHLDPYAAQPQVGRMGSSVELSSIPRFAPDPYGLEDDRRSMGYDEPDYGMGHPMHYSTVPRNQHGFPQGPPRRTGSYDGTLDGDMSGPGDVYYWGGGAPMAQGERGSMASLDSTLRKAPGPGGWRQPELPEVVAMLNYRLDPVRSNAAAYLQHLTYKNDKVKSEVRRMKGIPALVSMLDNPNKEVHYAACGALKNISYGKDQDNKIAIKNCDGVPALIRLLRKTHDQDLTDLITGTLWNLSSHDSVKMEIVDHALHALSDEVMVPRSGWGRGSNDGGGEENCKPRHLEWETSLTNTAGCLRNVSSERSEARRKLRECTGLVDSLMYIVQSQIDCKDVDNKLIENSVCLLRNLSYHVHREIPGSERYQEAAPVNQGPAPSSQKGGCFSSRKSKDEWFSKGKKDDEDVATDTIDIPKRNTPAKGYELLFQPEVVRIYTSLLKESKNPTVLEASAGAVQNLCAGRWTYGRYIRAILRQEKGLPMMTELLAHGNDRVVRAMSGALRNLAIDARNRDLLGKHAVPHLVANLPGGGQSQPVRALSEATVVSVLSTLQEVLGSSLEAAKTLRASQGIERLVLINKDGNRSEREVRGAGLVLQTVWGYKELRRTLEKDGWKKTDFMVNLNPPSNNIRTNGGYEDSTLPLIDKGQTANGAKGEREMIPMNDMGPDAYSTLDQQGRRNTLENTVEPVHKDAVQGVSFGERQASMPLMDSYDEKLIVCITKRHPPAHCPC